Proteins from a genomic interval of Bradyrhizobium sp. CCGB01:
- a CDS encoding acetyl-CoA C-acetyltransferase, giving the protein MADAYIYDHVRTPRGRGKADGSLHEVTALALATVPLKALKDRNNLPEDSVDDVVLGVVDPVGEAGSDIARFAALKAGLGEAVPGVQISRFCASGLDAVNFAAAQVMSGQHELVIGGGAESMSRVGIGASGGAWPMDPSMAVPAYFMPQGVSADLIATKYGFSRDDVDAYAVQSQQRAGKAWDEGRFNKSVVPVKDINGLTILAKDEHMRPSTTMQSLAQLQPSFTMMAQMGGFDGVAVQSHPEIERVNYVHHAGNSSGIVDGAGAVLLGSKEAGSKYGLKPRAKIRAFANVGSEPAMMLTGPVDVTEKLFARSGMKKSDIDLFELNEAFASVVLRYIQAFDIDNARINVNGGAIALGHPLGATGAMILGTVLDELERTNKSTALVTLCIGGGMGTATIIERV; this is encoded by the coding sequence ATGGCAGATGCCTATATCTACGACCACGTTCGAACCCCGCGCGGCCGCGGCAAGGCGGACGGTTCGCTGCACGAGGTGACCGCGCTCGCGCTCGCGACCGTGCCGCTGAAGGCGCTGAAGGACCGCAACAATTTGCCGGAAGATTCCGTCGACGACGTCGTGCTCGGCGTGGTCGATCCGGTCGGCGAAGCCGGCTCCGACATCGCGCGCTTTGCCGCACTGAAGGCGGGCCTCGGCGAGGCCGTGCCCGGCGTGCAGATCAGCCGCTTCTGCGCTTCTGGCCTTGATGCCGTGAATTTTGCCGCCGCGCAGGTGATGAGCGGCCAGCACGAGCTCGTCATCGGCGGCGGTGCCGAATCGATGAGCCGCGTCGGCATCGGCGCCTCCGGCGGCGCCTGGCCGATGGATCCGTCGATGGCAGTGCCCGCCTATTTCATGCCGCAGGGCGTGTCGGCCGATCTGATCGCGACCAAGTACGGCTTCTCGCGCGACGACGTCGACGCCTACGCGGTGCAGAGCCAGCAGCGGGCGGGCAAGGCCTGGGACGAGGGCCGCTTCAACAAGTCGGTCGTGCCGGTGAAGGACATCAACGGTCTCACCATCCTCGCCAAGGACGAGCACATGCGTCCCTCGACGACGATGCAGTCGCTGGCCCAGCTCCAGCCGTCGTTCACGATGATGGCGCAGATGGGCGGCTTCGACGGCGTCGCCGTGCAGTCGCATCCGGAGATCGAGCGCGTCAATTACGTGCACCACGCCGGCAACTCCTCGGGCATCGTCGATGGTGCCGGTGCCGTGCTGCTCGGCAGCAAGGAAGCGGGCAGCAAGTACGGCCTGAAGCCGCGTGCAAAAATCCGCGCCTTCGCCAATGTCGGCTCGGAGCCAGCGATGATGCTGACCGGTCCGGTCGACGTCACGGAAAAGCTGTTCGCGCGCTCGGGCATGAAGAAGTCGGACATCGACCTGTTCGAGCTCAACGAAGCCTTCGCCTCGGTCGTGCTGCGCTACATCCAGGCCTTCGACATCGACAACGCCCGGATCAACGTCAATGGCGGCGCGATCGCGCTCGGCCATCCGCTCGGCGCCACCGGTGCGATGATTCTCGGCACCGTGCTCGACGAGCTCGAACGCACCAACAAGTCCACCGCCCTGGTGACGCTGTGCATCGGCGGCGGCATGGGCACCGCGACCATCATCGAGCGGGTGTAA
- a CDS encoding acyl-CoA dehydrogenase C-terminal domain-containing protein, with the protein MPIYKAPVEDVNFLLNDVFQIDRYDNLAGFSDASSDVREAILGEAAKLAEEVLQPLNRVGDLEGCKRADDGSVTTPKGFKDAFKQVAEGGWLGLSAPQEFGGQGLPVTLSQAVNEFQISANMAFSMYGGLTMGATAALLVHGTPEQKQTYVPKMVAGEWTGTMNLTEPHCGTDLGMLRTKAVRQADGSFKITGTKIFISAGEHDLAPNIIHLVLARIEGAPAGIKGVSLFVVPKFLVNADGSVGARNGVVCGSIEHKMGIHGNSTCVMNYDSATGWLIGEENKGMQGMFVMMNEARLGVAVQGLAQSEVAYQNAVAYARERIQGRSLTGAKAPDKQADPIIVHPDVRRTLLSIRAFNEAARAFVMWTALKSDVAHRSEDPKDRQAADDHMGLMTPVLKGFLTDYGFANAVQAQQMYGGHGYIAEQGMEQFVRDARIAMIYEGANGIQALDLVGRKLPRDGGRAIMAFFGEVMAFAKENGGDEAMKPFIAPLSASLGHLQQATTWLMQNAMAKPDNAGAAATDYLHLFGFVALGYMWAKMAKVTQAKIAESGATPYLSTKLVTGRFFMERMLPETAANLARIQAGCATIMELPAEAF; encoded by the coding sequence ATGCCGATCTATAAAGCCCCCGTAGAAGACGTGAACTTCCTGCTCAACGACGTCTTCCAGATCGATCGCTACGACAATCTGGCCGGCTTCTCCGATGCGTCGAGCGACGTGCGCGAAGCCATCCTCGGCGAAGCCGCGAAGCTCGCGGAAGAGGTGCTTCAGCCACTCAACCGCGTCGGCGATCTCGAAGGCTGCAAGCGTGCCGACGACGGCAGCGTCACCACGCCGAAGGGTTTCAAGGACGCTTTCAAGCAAGTCGCCGAGGGCGGCTGGCTCGGTCTCTCTGCACCACAGGAGTTTGGCGGCCAGGGCCTGCCGGTGACGCTGAGCCAGGCGGTCAACGAATTCCAGATCTCCGCCAACATGGCGTTCTCGATGTATGGCGGCCTCACCATGGGCGCGACTGCGGCCCTCCTGGTGCACGGCACGCCCGAGCAGAAGCAGACCTACGTGCCGAAGATGGTGGCCGGCGAATGGACCGGCACCATGAACCTGACCGAGCCGCATTGCGGCACCGATCTCGGCATGCTCCGCACCAAGGCGGTCCGCCAGGCCGACGGCAGCTTCAAGATCACGGGCACCAAGATCTTCATCTCGGCCGGCGAGCATGACCTCGCCCCCAACATCATCCACCTCGTGCTCGCCCGCATCGAGGGCGCACCCGCCGGCATCAAGGGCGTGTCGCTGTTCGTGGTGCCGAAATTCCTGGTGAATGCCGACGGTTCGGTCGGCGCACGCAACGGCGTCGTGTGCGGCTCGATCGAGCACAAGATGGGCATCCACGGCAATTCCACCTGCGTGATGAACTACGACAGCGCCACCGGCTGGCTGATCGGCGAAGAGAACAAGGGCATGCAGGGCATGTTCGTGATGATGAACGAGGCCCGCCTCGGCGTCGCCGTGCAGGGTCTCGCGCAGTCCGAGGTCGCCTATCAGAACGCGGTCGCCTATGCCCGCGAGCGCATCCAGGGCCGTTCGCTCACCGGCGCAAAGGCGCCGGACAAGCAGGCCGACCCGATCATCGTGCATCCGGACGTGCGCCGCACGCTGCTCTCGATCCGCGCCTTCAACGAGGCCGCGCGCGCCTTCGTGATGTGGACCGCGCTGAAAAGCGATGTCGCACACCGTTCCGAGGACCCCAAGGACCGCCAGGCCGCCGACGACCACATGGGCCTGATGACCCCCGTGCTGAAGGGCTTCCTCACCGATTACGGCTTCGCCAACGCGGTGCAGGCGCAGCAGATGTATGGCGGCCACGGCTACATCGCCGAGCAGGGCATGGAGCAGTTCGTGCGCGATGCGCGTATTGCGATGATCTATGAAGGCGCCAACGGCATCCAGGCGCTCGACCTCGTCGGCCGCAAGCTGCCGCGCGACGGCGGCCGCGCCATCATGGCGTTCTTCGGCGAGGTCATGGCCTTTGCCAAGGAGAATGGCGGCGACGAGGCGATGAAGCCTTTCATCGCCCCGCTCTCGGCTTCGCTCGGCCATCTCCAGCAGGCCACCACCTGGCTGATGCAGAACGCGATGGCCAAGCCGGACAATGCCGGCGCTGCCGCCACCGATTACCTGCATCTCTTCGGCTTCGTCGCGCTCGGCTACATGTGGGCGAAGATGGCGAAGGTCACCCAGGCCAAGATTGCCGAGAGCGGCGCAACGCCCTATCTCTCGACCAAGCTCGTCACCGGCCGCTTCTTCATGGAACGCATGCTGCCGGAGACCGCCGCCAATCTCGCGCGCATCCAGGCCGGCTGCGCCACCATCATGGAACTGCCGGCGGAAGCCTTCTGA
- a CDS encoding nuclear transport factor 2 family protein: MTGLDSWYAFMKSHDSKALWDLLHPDAVFESPVVHSPQRGRDITFKYLASAEKVLGGPGFSYVGEWRSANGAVLEFKNVIDGIEINGVDIITFDAEGRITHFKVMVRPLKAINMLHRLMAEQLAAQS; encoded by the coding sequence ATGACCGGCCTCGATTCCTGGTACGCCTTCATGAAGTCCCACGACAGCAAAGCGCTGTGGGACCTGCTCCATCCTGATGCCGTGTTCGAAAGCCCCGTCGTGCACTCGCCGCAACGCGGCCGCGACATCACCTTCAAATATCTCGCGAGCGCCGAGAAGGTGCTCGGCGGTCCCGGCTTCAGCTATGTCGGCGAGTGGCGAAGCGCCAACGGCGCCGTGCTCGAATTCAAGAATGTCATCGACGGCATCGAGATCAACGGTGTCGACATCATCACTTTCGATGCCGAGGGGCGCATCACCCATTTCAAGGTGATGGTGCGTCCGCTCAAGGCGATCAACATGCTGCATCGCCTGATGGCGGAGCAGCTTGCCGCCCAATCATAA